The Hermetia illucens chromosome 2, iHerIll2.2.curated.20191125, whole genome shotgun sequence genomic interval TCCAGAAGTAGTCTTAAGAGGGTGCAATTCTACACGGTGTCACTCTAGCTTCGACACGACGTTCTGGGCTGAATCGCAATGAAACCCTGGTAACGTCATGACAAATCAATTTGCATTGTCAACCCTCTTGTTGAACAAGTTTAGGCAAACTGCAGTGAAAACACTGTATCGAGACAACGGAAGTCGCGAAGTCAACATTGTCGAAATCAGCTACTACTGCGCGCCTCCTACTAATTCCCTATTCACTTTCCTTATCTTAGCAACCGCTGAACATcagttattttcaattttcgccaAATTCGTGTTGACATGTAAATTACAAACAAGCTAAACTAATTATTAAACTTGTGAAATTTTTCGACTGAGAGAGTGTCGCCAAATATTCCTTAACTTTTTTGTCGAGAGCGGCGTGAGAATCTTCGTTCTGATACATTTTCAGATAGACAGGACCCTTTCCTTTATAACAATAAAATTATCTAAATTGTGTTTTctacgtttattttaaaatagcgCTCAGAATGCACAAGTTACCAAACTTCCTTGCGAGCTTACCGCGAGGAGGCCTTTATCCTTTTAACGTACGTAAAATAGCAGCAGCCACGGCTGTTAAGCCGTCAAATGCAAGCAAGGCGGCGAACAATAACCAAAATTGCATGCCGGAGGAAGACAGATGTTCAGACCCAAACTCTCGGGGTTTGGTCCTGGGAGTGTATGCGAATGAAGATGATAGACTTGATTCAGGCGTTTTGACCCCAGTTGGCTGGAAGTACAATAAGGTAAGTTGATAACTTCTTGTTTCTAAACATCTAAAATGTCCAGCATGAAACACCCCTAGGTGAAGACCAATGGCCGTCTCCTGGACCTTCTACGAGTAGCGGGTCCTATGCCCAAAAGAGGTGAGTGCCGGATCTTTTACAACTTGGAGCCCAACTACTCGGCCGTTTGTGTGTGTGGTCTGGGTCAGGAATGCCTCGGCTATAATACCTATGAGATGATCGATGAACATAAAGAAGCTATTCGTCGAGCAGCTGCTACAGGATGCCGAGCCTTGCAGGAGATCCACACCGAAAAAATAATCGTTGAAAGTTTTGGCCACGCGGAGTCAGCCGCTGAAGGAGCCGCACTCGGAGTTTGGGCCTACCAAGAACTGAAAAGCAAAAATGATCAACTTGTTGTCCCGCAAATCGACTTGCACGTCGAGCGAGGGCAGGAGTGTGATTGGGATGGATGGAGGATTGGCTTGCAGAAAGCAGCCGCGCAAAATTTGGCAAGGCAGTTGCAGGAGACTCCAGCGAACCTACTTAGTCCTACGTGCTTTGCACAGAACATAGTTGAGGTTCTTTGTAAATCAGGAGTCAACGTCGAAGTAAAGGTGAAGGGGTGGGCAGAGAGCCAGCAAATGCATGCATTTCTGGCTATCTCAAAGGCTTCCTGTGAGCCACCAATATTTTTAGAATTAAGCTACTACGGAACGAACCGAGAAGAACGTCCAGTGGTTCTGGTAGGACAAGGGATAACTTACGATTGCGGTGGAATCTGTTTGAAGGTAAGTTTTTATTTGAAGTCCCAAGTTGTAAACCTTAATTCTGTCAATATTTCCTTTCTAATTTTCAGGACAAATATGAGCTCAGTGATATGCGTGGCGATATGTCAGGGGCAGCATGTGTTGTCTCTGTTTGCAGAGCTATTGCGTCTCTTCAATTGCCCATCAACATCCGTGGGTTGATACCACTTTGCGAACATGCTATTGGCTGCAACTCATGCAAGGCAGGCGATGTGGTTAAAACTATGAACGGGAAACATGTCGAATTTCAAAAGACACATCGCGAAGATGCCCTGGTCTTAATTGATGCTTTACTATATGCACAAAACTTCTGGCCAAAGTTCATTTTGGATATTGGCACTACGTCAAAACAAATGAGACAAGTTCTTTGTGAAGGAGCGACTGGTGTTTTCACAAATTCAGAGGAACTATGGCAACAGATAAAAGGAGCCGCTGTTCACACAGGCGATAGGGTCTGGAGAATGCCCCTTTGGAGATATTTCTATCATAATATAACTCAAAAAAAACACGTCGATGCCCAGAATATCGGAGGGGATAATGGCGGAATGCCATGCAAAAGTGCTGCACTTTTGAAGGAGTTCGTCCCATGCGGCCAGtggatgcatctcgtaagttTTCAAACATGAGGGGTCGTCTGATGGTTTGCTATGGTATCTTAAGGGATCAAAGGCTTCTGTCAACATTCTCTCCTGCCAGagttgaccccccccccccatacaaCAAATGTCAGATTTTAATTTTAGATGCTCATTATATCTTCTACAGGACATACGCAGCGTTATGACAACCAATGGGAAAGCATTTGAATATCTGAGACGAGGGATGGCAGGACGTCCAACTCGAACAATAATTGAGTTTATTGCACAATTAGTGTGTCATGAGGGTGAAACGCCACAAGCACCATCAGTGAATAAGTAATTTACTCGTATCTATCTTTTTTTGCCCTAAACAAGGCGAAACTAAATCTAAACAATGCCTAAAAGTAGCGTTATATATTTAACTCTCAACTATTGTAGTTGGATGTTTTGTTTTGATGTGATTTGTTTCCGAAGTCGAAAATTCTGGTCCAGTATATTTTATAATGTATTAAATAAATAGAAATTGAAGTctgaaaacgattttttttttaagaccaTCAAGGCTCCCtccacgattacctaccttgtcgtggtgaaggAGCTCAGTCAGGAAGATCCTTTAGGAAACggaaggtgacacctgaagccaaacggtaatcaaaaccccaagccaagatgtGAGTACCGTGCCGAGGGTTGAAttgtcacaggggttaagatgtggccgtaaagaGTGAACTCTGGATACCAGGCGAcacccagtttcaactagccttgtctcgacaAAAACGGTCTCGGCCAAGATCGACATAAATAAAACAATtatgaaaaaccaaaaacatAAACTTGTTAAACAAACtcaattaaacctcgatcgtgacgatcctaCCCCGAGtaaaggggcaaccctaagctcatcgatggagaacctgagtctagactcagattctccacttactgtgaaccaatctaattggagCCCAGTCCTTAacagacgagccgaagcaggctccTTCTGTCAGCATTCTTGACCCGAGGCTCCAATCagtgccacctgctgaggctaacgCCTTGCCTATGAGTAAGCACCTGCCCAAGGACAGCAaatagccttcgggcaaaccgccttcgcgcaaaccgcctccgggtaaCGTGCAACCCAGGAGCTGTTCCAAGGTTGAGGGAAAAGGATTGTTCGATGCACCTGCGGTTAAGGGGaaactcggacgatcctaactcttcgacacaaaagtcAGCAAAGagttcggccggcaacggctaggcattcatttgcagccaaggctatcgacgCCGATGGATGAGTCCTgcatgacgactctaatccatccgatttcgatactgagcagtgcgaacagcttaggaggaaactcctcctagctgtaaggactgcaccctcgcaaggcattaagcgagagcggaggcggaaattgacgccggggcaTGGTTAACACCCAAGAATATCGTGAACCACATGCCGAATGGAGGGCGGAAGGAAGAAAGAGCTTTGAAGTAAAGTTACAAATAAGGACTCGAGGCGCAGTTCGTAACTAATCCTCCCCCGAGACGTAGTACCAAAATGACAGTCCCACGgtgtaagcgaaggagaaggaggtggttttagtgagtaaaagtcttacataaccgtgtggcaggagccagcggtaggttctgaacctttccaccttccaacgcataaaaaaaaacacagacaataaaccgattttaataaggttgtgttttacacaaaacctaaaaaggtgATTGAAAACCTGcgaaatttttgctttttcagtATTGGGCCGAGCTTGAGGTGTGTTAAAACCTGCACAAGGGAAATTTTTACACAGTTCAAAAATATgtagaatttcattcatttttcattgcaATACACCAAATTTAATAGTTGGTGCGAAAGGGGAGAGTGTCCCCCTCATCAGAGAGTTTGCAGGTTTTAACTAATTGGGAGAGAACAAGGGAGGAGGCGTTTAACTTTCATCCAGGGCTCTCCAAATAATTTTTACTCCTGACCCTAATTTTCTCCTTGCGGCCCGTGTGTCTGTGTTTGTGGTAGGGGAGAAGCTGTTGCCTCTGAGTACTCAGACCCCATCATTGTGGGAAGGTTGTTCCAAGCTTCTGAAGGCAACCTTAGACAATGGTACTGACACCCCAATGGCTGATTCCGATCCTGGCATAGGGGAGATGGAactctcttttgctaaagcatccgagatctCATGTCCCTCAacgccacaatgaccaggtagtTCCAACGTATTGAATTGAGAGATATAGTTTAAACAGCTTCTGCATTCCTGAGCGATTTTCGAGATGATCATTGAACTACCCaaagccctcaatgcagcctggctattaCGATGCGgctacccttcaaccgctcaccaATCACCCGGTTTGCCGCCCACTTCACGTTTTATTCGAGAGGCAGACTCCAGCTCCAGAGCCCTCTTCTGTTCTTCAGCCATTAGTGTAGGGCACTTCCGTATATCTCGCCACACATCCCCCCCCTCCTCGCACACATGAGGCCTAAGTTCCGATtttgaggcaaaggtccgcctacacagcccataagctctgAGAGCtcttttcatctttacctctacatgtttgctccaaaaaagctttttatctaattaattaaagcatcataaaCACCATGTGCTCTGGCGGCACCACaaggtttttgaaaaggcgcacagtcaaatgcCCCTTCCTTGTCctcaaacacccccatcgcgtactcaccattccgAATtgtatcctctatctttgaaactgaagaatgaagagcagactcactggactttccgcgctggtaagcatgttggttttcattaagcgggtgcgacctaagcgccttcccacgaatgtgacccTCAACCAGTctgtccaaacctttcagcaagaatgatgtcaagCAGATCTGTCTGAAGTGCTTtgaattagaatagtcatctttcccaagcttcggtatgaagactaccttaaccttctgccaagaggtaggcacatagCTCAAAACAAgacttgctagaaaaatatttcttagcaatcgctttaagtgctctataccctcctttagcattgctggatagatgtcatccatggCCGGTGCTTTGAAAGGACAGTAAGCAGCTTTCACttcttcattggtaacaaccggtttcgcagtgttccagttcaccttgcagcacttgctttTTGAAGGGGTTAGAAGAACCGTCCACTCTCCCCATACCATTTCTCTCACCAGCTCTCCCGGATGGTATACTTCCAGGAGAGTCTGTACTGTACTGATTCCATTCTGGAGCgcgtgaaagtaccatcaggttttctaagagagttcaacTCATCATTTTTaagaactctgcacagccttgaagtctctcgttcgccttccagttcctcacccGTTAGTCCCCTAGggagctgtactttattgccaagaagttcattgaaatttgtCCGGTCCGTTGTAATGcgaatgatgtcctctgccttcttcCGAGGGCCCGATAACCAACATTCGGCAGGTTCTGTCCTGCGCAGCTCAaaattcacaatagtgaacttggaccgaccgccagaactcaaaatCTCATCAGTGCCagtccaaatggagaagctcatcgcgaaaaccttgttACATcttggcttcattccaggctcgggcacttttttccacaggcattcccggaggatggtagtTTGTCCCACTGACATTTTGCTATCCTTGgaagaaactcccacggcacCAGTCGGAACTGAGGCTGCAGCTTTCGCATACGTCTTcttgcttcttcttcttcccgcCTTCGTTTTCGTATTCTTATGGGAAgggccagcttcattgagatatcTCTCaatgatttgatcacctcctggcacaccggtcctaatccccgcaagACACGTGGATTTAAGCCATGATGCGAGCACAATAAAACTTTGGTCACAGCGGATGtattggtcttacgcttcttgcgcgcattaccgctgacagaagagtctggtgcatccAGGGTGGGTCTCACTGCagttaccagtttatccccaccttccgccgaagattccgcttccttgcgtcctaTATCTCCGGATATTACCGCATGTGGTGTGATACAGTCACGTctatgtcctcattctcaaagtgcttcatcttccttcgcagtgctttcttctgccgccggcttggggccttcccaggttcacggcaTCCAGGccacttggatccatttccacataccggcgttaaaccaataGCGTCCACGTCAGCAACTTCCCTTTCTTCAGCTCACCTCGGTAAGGGTgaaagagaaggttctgacaggcaggattcaaccTGTAGTCCGCCCCGTCATTGAAGTTCTCCTCTGCCGGGTCTTCCTCTTCTGGTAGATTTGGGCTATAGTACCGCGAACGGGgcgccgtagtcggatttccaattTTTCCCATGCTGATATGCTACAACTGCAGTGGGTAGCTTCACATCCGCAAACGGAAATCCTAAGAGTCATAAACTAATCCGAGATATTCCGTAagatgggggaatcgagtacaatggaccactagagtCTGAGCGCCCAGAGGCtcttgcctctcccccacctcaaacacacacacccaGAGGCACATTAAATCAGGACTGCCCAAATAGAGATTAGTATCCCTGTACACATTTGAGCTCCCGATTTGTTATGTATCTGCCGCGATATGGTCGGCTCTgaataaaatgatttttaaaaaataagttttccagatttttgtttacaaaaataaataaataactccgccgtaggAGTTCCCAAAGAAGGAGTGATAGACAGCTTCAGGCTGAATGGCTGTGGGCCACCGCAGGATCTCAGGATGTAGGTGAGGaaaatgcaggaactttgcagccttgcagattactcactgcgGAAGCTACCACCACCCCTGGCAGTTAGATATAAAATTCACCTCgaaagagaaatttgaggtccagtacggataaccggcgggggtCGACTGACTTGGTGACTTGATCTGGCTCCCGTAATGAACAGCACTGcttcgaaaccgctaatcgtgcgACGGTTTGATATCTAAACTCCACGATAACCAGGTGCATTGCATCGCCTGCTGTAGCTGTTTCGCcaaaatctgtggcgaccacgaTGCGCGTacgcagcggatgaaatgggctgagaaaatgaacctcttcatcatccgctcctactacgaaataacgatgggggtgggtacaacatcttaccgccccttgcaCCATCATCATGACATGCATCAAtcacaccacgccgcactacaGACAACAATTTCGgtattcgccgaagcactctcctTCATCGTCGGCTCAGTCCGACTGAAATTTGCTGAAATTTGAGACGATTTCAAAAGAGAGTGTATAGagttctcggaaatggatcctttgtataGACGAGGTATTTCCAGGcactatgcatctccagcaactacgagaattctatctctcagaattttttcagatcacgaatcccaacagagtgtcCAAACAGGGCAGTTTTAGATGacagaagcgaaagaatattggggtggacgtCCAGCATGCTTAGTGGATCACTCCCAAAGGCACCCTCCATGCCACTAGACTtggaatgaattttgcggatgttaccgaagaagaagttcgacgagccataaacagcacgaagaactggagaggccctggcctggatcgggtgcagaatttttggtataagaaatttcctAGTATACACAGTCGGCTGGCATATAGCATAAATCAAGTCATTAGTTCgccggagaaatttccacccttccacaatgcgggaattacctaccttatccctaagaaggacacggtgcaggaccccgcagatacaagacATATtagttgcttaccaaccgtccacaaattccaaatgcatcacccaaactcTGCCGTTGAGCggttgaacctgcctcgtgacatcgaaggcaggagcgtggttgacgtggcggcacaagaTCACCGCCAAGTCAACTCACTGCCCGCTTCTTTTGACAGcaaggatcaatctttcaaccctctgagttcccataatattatcagctataggtattgtacccaaatccctcccttgatgtcctgggactcccatacagtctggttcaaaccatgcagaagtacaccattctataTACCTTCTCAATATTGTCGGGAGTTCCCGACTAATTCTCTAACTAACCTACTACCagtcaccaccaccagtgccactttatcttttaagtaggtaggatcgtccgagcctaaatgcttggcacttagtgctaatattaggtaaaatcccacATCTGCCTAGATTGTAACAACTCGGGGATATAAAATGACAATAAAATTACTCGTTCCTATTTTTTCCATCCACCGTTAACACAACCAACCCACTTCTATTCCACAGGATTCATAAATTCTGAAAACAACGCAGGAGGTTCATCGTCGGTAAATCTAAAGTCAATGAAACTTCATACATTTAAATGAACCCAACTCAAATTAATTTGTATTGCGAAACTCATCAATGAATACCGAAAGTACCGAATCGCGTAGATTGCTTCAGCCACTAACCCACGTAATTGACACGGCAGCGTCACCAGCAGACCTCTCTCGCCAAGCTACCAGTGAATAATATCCCTAATCGGCAACCAATCCTGATTTAATTACCGATAATATTAAATATATGTTGTCAACGTATCCTCACCGATAAATTCACTCACCGTTTGACGTTGTGTCCTTGCTTCATCAAATATTCATTTGTCCAAACATTCAACAAGGTCGCCTCCATTCTGCGTGCAGCCAATAACAAATATGGCGACCCGCACCATTTTCAAAATGGCGGCGACGAGACGAAATAATACCCAAGCGTCCAGAGTCAGTTGAAGGTTTCAATGTTTTTCGAATAACCAATTCAACGTCACAGAAAATGCTGTACGATTATATTCCATTAATTCACGTTGGATTACAGGTGTAACATGGCGTTCAACCGCTTGCCCGGAAATATCTTTACATACATGCGGCATACGTGTTCAGTCGTTACGGAAATTGCGGTGAAACGAGGAAGAGGATGCGGCTATCAATAAAAAACAAATGTAAAAGCACACGAAATGGGCATGTACGCTTAGTAAATGATTCACGATTTGATAATGGGCACGTATCACTCATTAAACATTTGCCAGAGAGGAGTTTTCACCTGTTAGGGGTGGTCTGCAGCATGGTGGCTTGTTTGCTTGCTTGGAGCCGGTACGTTCTCACAGGAGCGCACCTAATTACCTCAAACTATCAGCGATAAATCATATTTGTTCGTAaatcatgaaaaaatatttgaaaagagagaATTAATGGTGGTAAAGGGCGGGAGGTGAGGTCCTTGTTATTAAGTTGGAAGAGACGTCTCTATTAATGGTCTCTAGTTTGGCTGCTAACTTCATAAATATGCGGTCGAGGGAGGACATATTGCTTTGTAATTCACTGctcatttgtattttattttatttaaacagatattgggatggaaggtattttgaagcctaaatttgtattttttagcCTTCTAACTTCTCACTCCAGTCCTTTACAAGGGATAAGCAAAGCATAAAGAGAAATGAAcgaaaagaaaggaaggaaataGTTCTTTGATCCTGATGTCTCTCCCGATTTTAATAATCGAGTAGATAAGAAAATCGCTCTGACCAAGGTTCATAAAGAACAGCATTAGGGGTCCTTACAATAAGGTTACTCAAGAAAGAGCCGAAACCTACTGTTCACCTGCACCTGAACGCAGTGACACCGCACAgctataaacaaaaaaaaatacgtgGAAAAAAGAGGGGCCCTCTATGAGAAAAACAGGCACCTAAAACTGAAAAAGCATATTGACCGCTCCCAGGAATAGAAGGGTTCGAAAGGTGAAACCCCAGTGCCCCACGTGCAAGCGTTAGTCAGTGATGTGGAGCCCAAGAAACACAATCACCAGTAAGGGTTATGTTTGTCGCACtcaacgattacctaccttgccgtGGTGAAAGAGCCCAGTAAGGAGGATCCTCCGGGGAACCAGAGGTGACAGTTGAAGCTAAGTGGTAATCAAAGCCCCAAGCCAAGGTAtaactaccgtgccgagggttgCATGGTCACTGGGGTTAAGATGTGGACGTGAACTGTGAACTCTAGATACCAGGCAAAcatcagtttcaactagccttatctcggcaaaaaggggctctgccgaggtCGACTTATTTTCCCACGCAAAACAAAggtcatggcagccaactatgaa includes:
- the LOC119648349 gene encoding cytosol aminopeptidase-like; protein product: MHKLPNFLASLPRGGLYPFNVRKIAAATAVKPSNASKAANNNQNCMPEEDRCSDPNSRGLVLGVYANEDDRLDSGVLTPVGWKYNKVKTNGRLLDLLRVAGPMPKRGECRIFYNLEPNYSAVCVCGLGQECLGYNTYEMIDEHKEAIRRAAATGCRALQEIHTEKIIVESFGHAESAAEGAALGVWAYQELKSKNDQLVVPQIDLHVERGQECDWDGWRIGLQKAAAQNLARQLQETPANLLSPTCFAQNIVEVLCKSGVNVEVKVKGWAESQQMHAFLAISKASCEPPIFLELSYYGTNREERPVVLVGQGITYDCGGICLKDKYELSDMRGDMSGAACVVSVCRAIASLQLPINIRGLIPLCEHAIGCNSCKAGDVVKTMNGKHVEFQKTHREDALVLIDALLYAQNFWPKFILDIGTTSKQMRQVLCEGATGVFTNSEELWQQIKGAAVHTGDRVWRMPLWRYFYHNITQKKHVDAQNIGGDNGGMPCKSAALLKEFVPCGQWMHLDIRSVMTTNGKAFEYLRRGMAGRPTRTIIEFIAQLVCHEGETPQAPSVNK